TCGGCCTCCGGAGCGCACGGCCGTCCGGGCACCGGGCGGCCGGCCCGGAGAGCGCGCGCCCGGACGTCCGCCCCGTGCCGGCGGACGTCCGCCTCGTGTCAGTACACGAGGGCCTGGACGTCGGGAAGGGTGATCTCTTCGACGAAGGTCGGGGCGCCGGCGATGCGGATGCCGGGCAGCACGTCGTCCGGGCCGATCTCGCGGCGGGCGGCGCACTGGGTGCAGAGCGTGACGCGGCCCGCGGCGAGGACGACGCCGAGAAGGTCGTCCAGGGAAGTGGCGTGGGGGAGTGAGAACCCGGCGGCCCGCCCCGGCAGCGCGAACCACGCGGACTCCCCGGTCAGCCACAGGGAGACCGGGACCCCGCTCGCCGCGGCGGCCGCCGCGACCGTGAACGCCTGGTTGCACCGCTCGGGGGCGTCCGCGCCAGCCGTCACCTTGATGACCAGTGGTCTTGCCATGGAGGGCACTCTAGCCCGGTGTTCCGCGTAGCATCCTGCGATGTGGCCGGGTTGGTGAACGCGGGGATCCTCGTCGTGGTGCTGGGGCTGATGGCGGTCGCCGCCGTCCTCCTCGTGATCAAGCTGGGCCGTCTGAAGTAGGCCGGGCGGGTCAGCCGAAGGAGAGGTGGTCGACGGCGACCACGGCGGCGCAGGCGAGGAAGACGGCCGCGCCTCCGCCGTACCCGATGCCCGTGAACATCACCGCTCGGCGCCGGTACTCGCGGCGCGGACGGCGGCGCGCGCCGCTACGCTCGGTGCCCATGGACGTTGAGCTGCACCCGGACC
The sequence above is a segment of the Actinomadura coerulea genome. Coding sequences within it:
- a CDS encoding DsrE family protein codes for the protein MARPLVIKVTAGADAPERCNQAFTVAAAAAASGVPVSLWLTGESAWFALPGRAAGFSLPHATSLDDLLGVVLAAGRVTLCTQCAARREIGPDDVLPGIRIAGAPTFVEEITLPDVQALVY